CTTTTTCTAGATAACATATTCCAGGATGTAAACTTTGATCTTGATGACTTTTTGaataatacttaaagtaaagCTCGTGCTCCGTGCGTGATTTTTCACGTCCATGTATCATCTGTCTGGTCCAATTGACTCGCATTGTGATTATTCATTGCCTGTCCCATGTCCAATTCCAGTTTGTACAATAGTTCTGCAGCAAACTTGTTCACTTGACTTATGCGTCGGAGTGCGATGAGCCAGTCATTGACGGCATCTTGTCTTCCCTGGACTGCATCCACTGTACTTCGAGTTGAAGTTGAATAAGGGACTTCGGCATTGAGAAACCTTTCCACCAGGGCGATGGCGTTTGGGAAGAAAGGGTGCATCTAAAGATCATAGCTACCCGTCAGTACCAACATCCACAGCAAGCCTGCATGTGGCGAGTGTCAGGTATACACGGGCACAAAATACCTTGAAGAATGCAATACGCGGAGCAGTTTTAATGATGCCAACTACTTCGGAAGCGACTTGGTGCGCTGCCGGTTTGCAcgccattgccatcaagTGGTGATCCAGCGTCTGCCAAGATGTCAAGTGGCATTTGCTATGCTGCACAGGGACAGACACACGCCGTAACCCAAGATGCGAGTGAATACCAGCATTGGGTCACATCGTGACACCTCGGTTTCGCACGCCTTCGCGGCCGCTGATGCAAGCCACGGGTGTCTCTGCCAAAAGTGTTGCGAATCTGGTGCAGATATGGGCGTAGATTGCATACCTAGCTTGCCATGTGTCATGCAGCGTGCGAATAAATTAGCCACAACGACGCAGCGGGCAAAGGGAGGCAACATATTGATGCCGTTGCCGGCTTTGCTTTCGTCTGTCGCCCCGACGAGGAAACCCATTGGCGAGACAGGCTCTTGGCTACCACTCTGGAACTCAGCCTCCGCCATGGGAAGTCGCGTGTAGTTGACATCTAATTGAATTGAAAGGGCGGGTTAGCAGCGGCACATCAGATGGACAGAAATTGATTGACTCGACCCCCACACTTCGCTGCTGGAACTTACTATCTCTTCCATTAGCATCATCGGTTGGTCATTGAGCATCGTAGAGAGTCGATCAAGGAGAAAGGCACTCAAAACAGTTCGCCCCTTTTCCTCCACACTAATCTACGTCTGTTGCAAGATTGGCTCATCTGCTTCATTGTTTGACAGGCACAGTTGCGCATTCCAGCTCGTCTCAGCAGGCGAAGTACTGATATGGCTCCTGTGGGCGTCCATCTTATACAGTCCAGAGAGCTGAAGAAGGCGGAAGGCTCGCCTGGCAGTGACCAAGGCCTGAATCCCATAATTTCGTAAAACATCATAGTAGGCGAGCAAAAGCCAAGCTTGGATGCGCTCGTGGTCAATcttctgctgctcctgcGGCGGCTTTGGTCTTGCCATCCATGGCAGACCAGTCTCGCCGCATGCGTCCTGTGTTTTGAGCATGCGCCGCGTCAAAGCATACATGATTTGCACAATGTCGCAGAACTGAGGTGACATGGCGGAGGCAATGGTTCTCATGGCAGACCGCAGAGCGGTGCGAGCCGGCGAGGTGTCTGCGTCGCCTGCCCAAGCAAAGTATCGTCGCTTATGGATCATGGGGGCAACGGGGTGTACTCTCTCAAAGTAAAGTAAATCGCTTTGCGTCCCGATATGTCAGTCCCATCGTCTTATTTAAGCATATTCTATTATTGGGGACTAGATGGGCGCTTCGGCCAACGTACAGTTCTATCAaccgacaaggacggcatATGTCCCGGGGCTGTCGCCGATTGCGGAGTAGGAATTTGTGGATAGGAGTTTTGAAATATGCCAGGTTCGGTCTGCCAGCCTTCGCAAATGCAAGCTGCCATGGAAGTCGCTGTTGACGCCGTCGTAAGATCGGGTGTAAGTGTCGGCATCTGTTTCAAGCCCGAACCTGGTTCAAAGAGCGCCAACGCCCCTGGATCAGAACCCATATCCAACCCAATATCGGTGCTCGCGCTCGAGGAAATAAGGTCGCGTTCAGGGCTTACTTTTTTAGATGGTTTGGGGGAACTGTCGCGCTCTTTTGGTAGATTCGAAGAATCAGGTTGTCCACCTAGCCGCTGCTCTAGCAACACTGAGATGGATGTCAGCGACCCGTCTCATTGTTCAAGATTCGAGTTAGGGTGATTTGCTCCTGACTCACTTAATCTTGACCGTAAATCTTTTAGTTGGCCCTTCTTTGGGCCACGCTGAGATCTCTTGTCGACAACAACACAAGTTCTTCCAGACTCTGCGCATATCCCACACCGCGGTCTTACCCGGTCACAGCGTGCCTTGCGACGACGGCATTCTTCACAAGCCAGTTCAGGCTCTTGCCCAGCATCACCAGATGAGGTAGTCGTGGTGGTGTTCACTATGTTGAGTAGGACTTCTTTGTTCACACTATTTGGTACTGGGATCGTAGAGCAAGATCGGACACGCTCAAGATGAGATGATGGTTCGGCAGCGGGAAAGGCGTTATATGGTCTGGCTTGGCCTGAGTGCCTGGGGTAACACCCTCGGAAGCGAGAATAATTACCTGCCGAGCTCAGGAGCTCAACTTCTTTCCTCATCTTTGGTAAACCTTTGTAGCGTACGACTTGTATCTCCATCTTGAGTTGCGAGATTACGCAGTCTAGTTTCGCAACACGCCCGTCGTAGTTGTCCAGCTGGTATCCTGGCGGCTTGTTTCGCAGGTGTGCCGATGCCTTGCATTGCCTGAACCCAAACAGAACGCCTCCATATACATATCTGCATGCATATACGGCCATTCTGGGGAAACCTGTGTGAATTTGTGACAGTTCTGCCCACCAATGAGGTTAATATCCCCGCATCATGTGCCCGTCAGTTAGACATTTGTTTGAGCAAATGAGCAAATAGGGCCAAGCCCTTCCCCTTCATGGCGGTGCGGCTGAGATCCGACAGCTGCAGTTGCAACTGGTTAGCCCTGGTGGTTGTCTGAATTAATCATGTTCGGTATATGCTTGATGCTGTCTGGTCTGGATTAGTCGCTTATGTACAGGACCGTTAAGACCCCTAATTGGCAAGACTAACGCCACGGCTAGCAGATTCGACGGGGCCACATACAACGACTTTCTGATAATCCGTTTTGTTGTTATGATCAGGCACCTTCCGCATCCATGGGTTTGGCTGCAACAGCCGCCCGTCGTCGTAGTGTTGAGAAGACACGCAAGTGCGGCCGAAAAGGAGAGAGGAACAACCTCACATTAAACCAGTCAAAAATAGATGCGCTAGGTTGATGTGTCACACTTATTTAATTTTACGGTGGCGCCTTTTGTTTTAGCACACCGAGAGACAGGCTGCGGAGGCATGATTCTGTCACACAAAATATTGACGCCACGTAGGATGCGGAGCAGTTGGGCCTTGTATGGGGTATTACAACAGTTTCTCTTGCTGCGTCACCAATCACGCAAAAAGCGAAAAAAGACAGCctcctccgtactctgtacatggTACCGCTGCATGAAGCTTGACTGTGGGACGAGAAAAACTGGAATCCATTCTAGTATGAAGTACATGCTCCGAAATGTCAGATATCAGTGTGTTCCAGCCTGGTTCAAGTACCAGCGCATGACCAGCGTGCATAAAGGTCGAAACCAATCGGTCCGTCTCTCGCGACACGAGAAGTGGTATGGCTGGAATTTGCTTATCTCGTTCACGTAATCTGAGACAGCCAACTTACTCCATATTGTAGCGGTAGGGCCACTGGTATGCAGAATGCATGTAATCGGTGGTAGTGTCTAATCCGAGAATCCTGGATAACCCTGACCCTATGTAGCTACTTTctagaaaagaaaagacaacATAGACATTATGCCACGAGGCACGCTACTGATCAAGAGTGGTCGAAGTATATTTATTTGAATGtaattaactttattatGTTAATGGGTAACGGCGCGCGTACTCCACTGCTCTGCGATCAACTTGTCTTGAGATAAGGACACTGACCTGCCGTAAGCCGTGGACTTTCTTGTCGACGAGGCGCCAACAATCACACATCATTGGAAACAGCGGGATGCCTGGTGCCGCTAGCGGTCTCTAGATTGATCCCATGATCCGATGTGCGGTCCGACGACGGCGGGAAAGCCTTTCTCACAAGAAGAAGTCTGCTTCCGCACGCCAAGATTTTAGCGGCCAGGCTGCTAAAAAGGTGAGTCTTCGTGAGAAGTGGTCTAAAGGTGATGGCGCAGCAGCAGATAATACTAAGGGCCATCTGCACCGTCGTCCCGACGCCCATAAAGATTTGATTGCCTAAGTTACCAAAACTTCAGTCAAATCTGCTGCTCCTCGGTCATTCCTATTGCAACTTACCATAAGCTGCTGGAAACGCAAGACCGGCCTTTATAAAGCCAATAATTCCAGcccttttaaaatattagaCAAGTTGACTCAGGGAATTAAATTGTTTGAACTTTAGGAACAGAATACTCACAGTGCTCCAGAGATGAAAAGAAGTGAAAGCTTCCATTTAGTCTTTCGGCTGGTTTGTAGACTGCGAAGCATAAAGATAGCAAGGGTTGccatggcaaagtcgacaaaTGAGTTGACTGGCTCGGCACGAGCCATAAATGCAGCCGAAATAACAATACACGATTCATTGGTGGCTCGGGACTTTTGCACCGGCCAGCATTCAAGCGCTTCAATCACCATGGTGGGAATAGTATAGATAATTTGGAGTATACCAAGGGCTTTAATCCAGAGCGAGTAAGCTTTCTTGACGCCGAAAATACGGTGATAGAGGAATAGAATACTAAGTTTAGCACATAGTTGGTTTGGGGCAAACATGAGCGTCGCAATAACCAAAGGCTGAGTTGTGTTATTAGAGGCGTTTTGCTGATAAGAATCGGCCAAAGGTACCAACAAACATACTAGAAGACGCGAAGTTGCACTCGATTTCGTGAAGTCCATATCGTCAAGGTAAGTTGCAGCTAGTTTCAATTAGTCTTGGATCTATCGACGACAGCCATACACCAACATACATATACCTGTAATTACGGTCCATGTAATATAAAATACCAGAGCTCCCAGGGCGAGCCAATCCTCAATGCCAATTTTACCCAACGATACCCGAGAGGCAATAAAGCGAAGAGCGGTTGCTATAACGCAGATAGGTGTGAATACAAGACCAACAGCAAATACAAGACTCTGTACAGGGTCGTTGAAGATGCCCCAAGCCATCTCCTAGTCGACAAGAGGCTCCAACTTGCTGAATTGTGGAGGGCTTCATGCGACTTGCTATCAGATGGGATGTTTTGGAAAGAACGGGGGGAGTGCTTCTGTGTCCAGGTATTTGAAAACCTACGGGCTGAGTTGTCACACAACCTCGCACAACCCGGAACCGAAGTACTGGTGCCGTACTCGGTATTACTCGTCTGTGTACGGACCACACCGCCATAAAGTGACGTCTGTTGGATGTGGCACAGAATGCAGAGATGAACCACAATGCTACCCATGCCGCTTACGACACTGCGCAATGGGTCAATACAACAGCGTGGATACATTGACACcagactactccgtacaacagGGCCATTTACGCCTCACCCAATAGTAGTAAAAGGGGCTGGCGATCTCTTGGCCCCCATCAGGCCAATAGGAACGCGTCGGTGCTCCGTAAGCAAAGTGCCAGGAAGGGAAGGGTCCGGTCTGGTGAGAAATGTCAAAGTATGGAGTACTTCGTACAATGTGGTACTCGGTATATAGGTTCAAGaaaccagacttgacattaATAAAGGCAGGGGGTAAGCCTTTCTCCCTGCCGGCCCCCGTCCTCCCCGCCCCATTTATAACTACTTTACCTCACGTCATCTCTTTCATCCAAGCCCCTTTCGTACAAATAGTAGCGAAGAAATTCTCATATCTCCTATTTAATCGGTTGTATTTATAGACACTATGCTGCAACACTAAATAAGGGGGGCATCTCCCCGGTTGAATTCACGACAACATGTTGACGATTTATGAAGTCCAAGGATAAGAGGCTGTTGTTCCAATTACGAAAGCACTGTCGGCGATCGAGAGAGCATAGTGGAATCTCCGAACCCTATCGCAGTCATTGGGagcggctggtgctgcttACTGGGCGACACTAATATGCTCTCCAGCTTATGCAAGAATGTTTTTTGAACTACCTGCTCACCAGCATCCGAAGCAAGGGTACTTGACCCTTGGGTCCGCCTGCCGCTGGAAACTGTCTACGAAGCTGCAAATGCCAACGGGCGATTTATTGATAGCCTGTGGGGATCAGATATTGCTGCATATGCGGGCATCATCATATCTGGTTATGCGAACAATCATGAACcgccgagcccttgtcacaagcGGCAACCCATCAGAAGCAGGTGTTAGCGCTGGAATTAAACATCAAGCTATGTTGCCATTCTTGGCCCATTTACAATCCGATATGCTTGTTCAGTTCTTCCCTACACTATACTTCTTCAACATGCCCTCGACAACGCGAATATTCTCCGCCCAGAACTCCATTTTTTCAGCTCTAGGTTTCTTGCTAGAGCAGTATTCGGGTTGCATAAAAAGAGCAAATCGAAACCATTCCATAAAGTCCTTTGCCCCTTGACTCTCCCAGTAAGCCTTCCATTTAGGAATTGAATCCCAGAAAGCGCTGCGAAGCTGATCCGCTTGCGGATACTCAGCTCCAAAGCCATTTGAAGCTCCCATTCGGAAGAGCATTTCAAGGCATGTGTGAGCCGCAAGAAACGGAGCGCTAGCGCAGAGTTCCCAATCAATTATGGCGTTGATTTGCTTGTGGTCGTCCGCTGATAAAAGCACATTATGAAGACCCATATCAACGTGCAGAGCAACGATTGGACATTCCTCTACTGTTTGAGGAATTTGGTCCAGCATGTTGTCCACGAATTCTTGGATAGAAGCCAT
The DNA window shown above is from Metarhizium brunneum chromosome 1, complete sequence and carries:
- the sor4 gene encoding Sorbicillinoid biosynthetic cluster transcription factor sor4, with the translated sequence MAVYACRYVYGGVLFGFRQCKASAHLRNKPPGYQLDNYDGRVAKLDCVISQLKMEIQVVRYKGLPKMRKEVELLSSAGNYSRFRGCYPRHSGQARPYNAFPAAEPSSHLERVRSCSTIPVPNSVNKEVLLNIVNTTTTTSSGDAGQEPELACEECRRRKARCDRVRPRCGICAESGRTCVVVDKRSQRGPKKGQLKDLRSRLMLLEQRLGGQPDSSNLPKERDSSPKPSKKVSPERDLISSSASTDIGLDMGSDPGALALFEPGSGLKQMPTLTPDLTTASTATSMAACICEGWQTEPGIFQNSYPQIPTPQSATAPGHMPSFDLLYFERVHPVAPMIHKRRYFAWAGDADTSPARTALRSAMRTIASAMSPQFCDIVQIMYALTRRMLKTQDACGETGLPWMARPKPPQEQQKIDHERIQAWLLLAYYDVLRNYGIQALVTARRAFRLLQLSGLYKMDAHRSHISTSPAETSWNAQLCLSNNEADEPILQQT
- the SAT4_0 gene encoding Satratoxin biosynthesis SC1 cluster protein 4, with the translated sequence MAWGIFNDPVQSLVFAVGLVFTPICVIATALRFIASRVSLGKIGIEDWLALGALVFYITWTVITAATYLDDMDFTKSSATSRLLPLVIATLMFAPNQLCAKLSILFLYHRIFGVKKAYSLWIKALGILQIIYTIPTMVIEALECWPVQKSRATNESCIVISAAFMARAEPVNSFVDFAMATLAIFMLRSLQTSRKTKWKLSLLFISGALAGIIGFIKAGLAFPAAYGNQIFMGVGTTVQMALSIICCCAITFRPLLTKTHLFSSLAAKILACGSRLLLVRKAFPPSSDRTSDHGINLETASGTRHPAVSNDV